From Zhongshania aliphaticivorans, one genomic window encodes:
- a CDS encoding AraC family transcriptional regulator, protein MRLPTVCVEYLDSLVAYLSTQGVRPSQLQGIMGLKPEAHLTEYGRFPLRLFEMMLDAGSQLLNDPYLGAHAGAHSSKQAWGMVSYLGMSAPSSREAVHAVVDFSRLLIDHGDVEYSVFGEDLACLSWVVPPRQQVSRQLVEFFFSSWYRVNKPMLDRWCSKREIHFNHCGPADSTEIEAIIDAPVHYNSGANCVVFDNHFLDLPSRFPHPAIYRSLVQAARAELANLQLEDRIVKEVLECIVRQLPEGVPKLEDVAAELGLASRTLQRRLNNTETNFKGLVDDARKQRSKALIDDSKMGLLDISAELGFSDQSAFQKAFKRWFGLAPGRYRMSQQAMQ, encoded by the coding sequence TTGCGATTACCTACGGTATGCGTCGAATATTTAGACAGTTTAGTTGCTTACCTGAGTACCCAAGGCGTTCGTCCAAGCCAATTGCAGGGAATTATGGGTTTAAAGCCTGAGGCGCACCTTACCGAGTACGGCCGATTCCCTTTGCGGCTCTTTGAAATGATGTTGGATGCGGGCAGCCAGCTGCTGAACGATCCCTATTTGGGCGCCCATGCGGGCGCACATAGCTCAAAGCAGGCCTGGGGTATGGTCAGCTATCTTGGTATGAGTGCGCCAAGTTCTCGTGAAGCAGTGCATGCCGTAGTGGATTTTTCAAGATTGTTAATTGACCATGGCGACGTTGAGTATTCGGTCTTCGGTGAGGACTTAGCGTGTTTGAGCTGGGTGGTGCCGCCACGGCAACAGGTATCTCGGCAGCTGGTCGAATTCTTTTTTAGCAGCTGGTATCGGGTTAATAAACCGATGCTTGATCGCTGGTGCAGTAAGCGCGAAATTCATTTTAATCATTGCGGCCCGGCCGACAGCACGGAAATCGAAGCGATTATCGACGCGCCGGTTCATTACAATAGTGGCGCGAATTGTGTCGTTTTTGATAATCACTTTTTAGACTTGCCGAGCCGTTTTCCTCACCCGGCCATCTATCGCTCTTTGGTACAAGCGGCACGGGCAGAATTAGCCAATTTGCAACTGGAAGACCGTATTGTAAAAGAGGTTTTGGAATGCATTGTGCGCCAATTACCCGAGGGCGTACCTAAGCTAGAAGATGTGGCTGCCGAGCTTGGTTTGGCGTCAAGAACTTTGCAGCGCCGTCTGAATAATACTGAAACCAACTTCAAGGGCTTGGTCGATGACGCCCGCAAACAGCGTTCAAAGGCCTTAATTGACGACAGTAAAATGGGCTTGTTAGATATCTCTGCAGAGCTGGGTTTTAGCGATCAGAGCGCGTTTCAAAAGGCGTTTAAACGCTGGTTTGGTTTAGCGCCGGGGCGCTACCGGATGAGTCAGCAAGCAATGCAATGA
- a CDS encoding AraC family transcriptional regulator, whose product MSSITSMRNISVANYFLHAVLHNAVAKGLDPNQLLMDAGISKELLKQQSARIPAVKLGKLQTIVTRAMKDEFLGYGPGRYTLGTWNNMCYSVINCATLGHALARYCRFYQMFEWGLQPYFEINDDEARLIITPSDQEYEYQNYAYELVMFNLHRFSSWITQQHLPLIAVNLQYPAPEHAAEYRHLFLGQPVYFNQPRTEMIFHSSLADLPTKQNEQSLHRFLRHPNLVFLIQQYDEKSWTAQVRVIINKSLINTPGIEDIAAQLHLHPQTLRRRLAQEGTSFNDVKTQCRHDTALYYLGKSKLSIEQIAQRTGFSEASGFTRAFKTWTGMSPQKYRQHL is encoded by the coding sequence ATGAGTAGCATAACGTCAATGCGCAACATTTCTGTTGCCAATTACTTTCTTCACGCCGTTCTCCACAACGCGGTGGCCAAAGGTTTAGACCCCAACCAGCTGCTTATGGATGCAGGCATATCCAAAGAATTACTTAAACAACAGAGTGCCCGTATTCCCGCCGTAAAATTAGGCAAACTGCAAACCATCGTAACTCGCGCAATGAAGGATGAATTTCTAGGATACGGACCCGGCCGCTACACCCTCGGGACATGGAATAATATGTGTTATTCGGTGATCAATTGCGCAACACTAGGCCACGCTCTAGCGCGCTACTGCCGGTTTTATCAGATGTTCGAGTGGGGCTTACAACCCTATTTTGAAATTAATGATGATGAAGCTAGATTAATTATTACGCCGAGCGATCAAGAGTATGAGTACCAAAATTACGCGTATGAGCTCGTCATGTTTAATCTGCACCGGTTTAGCAGCTGGATCACCCAGCAGCACCTGCCGCTCATTGCCGTAAACCTTCAGTACCCTGCCCCCGAGCATGCCGCAGAGTATCGCCATTTGTTTCTGGGCCAGCCAGTATATTTTAATCAGCCGCGCACCGAGATGATTTTCCACAGTAGCTTGGCCGACTTACCCACCAAACAAAATGAGCAGTCTTTACACCGATTTTTACGGCATCCCAATCTTGTTTTTCTTATCCAGCAGTACGATGAAAAAAGTTGGACGGCCCAAGTGCGTGTAATTATCAACAAAAGCCTGATCAATACGCCGGGCATAGAAGACATCGCCGCCCAGCTCCATTTACACCCGCAGACCCTACGGCGACGTTTAGCTCAGGAGGGCACCAGCTTTAACGACGTCAAAACCCAGTGCCGCCACGACACCGCCTTGTACTATCTTGGTAAATCCAAACTGTCTATTGAGCAAATAGCTCAGCGCACTGGCTTCTCAGAAGCCAGTGGTTTCACGCGGGCCTTTAAAACGTGGACAGGAATGTCACCGCAAAAATACCGGCAACACCTCTAA
- a CDS encoding TonB-dependent receptor plug domain-containing protein has translation MPKMTMQAVNTHFKHTSCRGVLPASILFMLVAPSVYGANTQPLLLARIDDLASLSLESLMNIDVVSVSKRSEPLQQSPAAVFVLDGSTIIRSGVKSIPEALRLIPGLQVARLDSHSYAITARGFNSTVADKLEVLMDGRSLYTPLYSGVFWDAQDTLMDDIERIEVIRGPGAALWGANAVNGVVNIVTKSAANTQGGFQQAGGGGEFDGFAAWRYGGKAGALGHYRVYAKTTHYAPQESAGAGDANDARNHDQLGFRTDLQLSESDKLTLQGDLYKGRIDNPLSNKAESTSGYNVIARWKRRYDDTTDTEVQFVYDQSSRDDTQTFTEDRNIYDVEIKHRFTVGTRQNFVIGGGYHTTDDNIGSLNPAVLKFVPSARKDETVDVFAQDQIELIENKLHLTLGAKYENNDYTGDEFQPSARFSYIVNEHNTAWGAVSRAVRIPNRLDHTIDIFGGVLVGDENFTSEEVIAYELGYRTLLNSEVSADVAVFYNEYDKLRSFTDDFFNPQSVPVRFVNDGAGRTQGLELTVRWEPLPAVKILASYVYQDMDVAAKFGSRDLNIAQNNENDPNNQVNLRLDWDIADSWSVQARARWVDALDDVDVKAYSAFDVTSIWRLSPRVELSLIGTNLLDPQHAEFSGGNEIGRSVHGQFTWHF, from the coding sequence ATGCCGAAAATGACAATGCAGGCGGTGAATACACATTTTAAGCATACTTCCTGCCGTGGCGTATTACCCGCTTCTATTCTATTTATGCTTGTTGCGCCGAGTGTGTATGGGGCCAATACTCAGCCGCTGTTGCTTGCCCGCATTGATGATTTGGCCAGTCTTAGTCTTGAATCTTTAATGAATATCGATGTGGTCTCGGTGTCTAAGCGTAGTGAACCACTGCAGCAGTCACCCGCAGCGGTATTTGTTTTGGACGGCAGCACTATTATTCGCTCGGGTGTTAAAAGCATTCCAGAAGCCTTGCGCCTAATTCCAGGCTTGCAGGTGGCACGTTTAGATTCTCACTCTTATGCAATAACCGCGCGGGGCTTTAATTCGACCGTTGCTGATAAATTAGAAGTGCTCATGGATGGTCGCAGTCTGTATACCCCGTTGTATTCGGGTGTTTTTTGGGACGCGCAGGACACCTTAATGGACGATATTGAGCGCATTGAAGTGATTCGTGGGCCGGGTGCCGCGCTGTGGGGGGCAAACGCGGTAAATGGCGTGGTGAACATCGTTACCAAGTCCGCGGCAAATACCCAAGGCGGCTTTCAGCAAGCGGGTGGCGGCGGTGAGTTCGATGGTTTTGCGGCTTGGCGCTACGGTGGTAAAGCGGGTGCGCTTGGTCATTATCGGGTGTATGCCAAAACCACGCACTACGCCCCTCAAGAAAGCGCGGGTGCGGGCGATGCAAATGATGCCCGAAATCATGATCAACTTGGCTTTCGGACTGATCTTCAGCTGAGCGAAAGCGATAAGCTGACCTTGCAGGGTGATTTGTATAAGGGGCGTATTGATAACCCGCTGAGCAATAAAGCTGAATCTACGAGTGGCTACAATGTGATCGCAAGGTGGAAACGGCGTTACGACGACACCACCGATACCGAAGTACAGTTTGTTTACGATCAGAGTAGCCGTGACGATACTCAGACCTTTACAGAAGACCGCAATATTTATGATGTCGAAATAAAACATCGCTTCACGGTTGGGACCCGTCAGAATTTTGTGATTGGCGGGGGCTATCATACAACAGACGATAATATTGGCAGTCTTAATCCCGCGGTCCTTAAGTTTGTACCTAGTGCGCGAAAAGATGAGACCGTCGACGTCTTTGCGCAAGATCAAATTGAATTAATCGAAAATAAATTACACCTAACCTTAGGCGCGAAGTACGAGAACAATGATTATACCGGTGATGAATTTCAGCCCAGTGCGCGCTTTAGTTATATTGTAAATGAGCATAATACGGCCTGGGGTGCAGTGTCCCGTGCAGTTCGGATTCCAAACCGCTTAGATCATACGATCGATATCTTTGGCGGTGTTTTAGTCGGTGATGAAAACTTTACCTCTGAAGAGGTGATTGCATACGAGTTGGGTTACCGCACCCTGCTTAATTCTGAAGTTTCTGCTGATGTCGCTGTTTTCTATAACGAGTACGACAAGCTACGTTCGTTTACTGATGACTTTTTTAACCCGCAATCTGTTCCGGTCCGCTTTGTCAATGATGGTGCTGGGCGAACCCAAGGGCTTGAACTCACTGTTCGGTGGGAGCCGCTGCCAGCGGTAAAGATCTTAGCGAGTTACGTCTATCAAGATATGGACGTGGCGGCGAAGTTCGGAAGTCGTGATCTTAATATTGCGCAAAACAACGAAAATGATCCAAACAATCAAGTCAATCTTAGGCTGGACTGGGATATAGCAGACAGTTGGTCTGTGCAAGCTCGGGCTAGATGGGTCGATGCGCTTGATGATGTAGATGTTAAGGCCTACTCCGCGTTTGATGTCACCAGCATTTGGCGGCTAAGTCCCCGTGTTGAGTTGTCGCTAATAGGCACTAACCTACTAGATCCGCAACACGCAGAATTTAGCGGTGGCAATGAAATTGGTCGCAGTGTCCATGGGCAGTTCACATGGCATTTCTAA
- a CDS encoding histidine phosphatase family protein — protein sequence MAEIVMVRHGQAAFASDDYDRLTDIGWEQARLLGEYFSAAERGFDVVFTGTMRRHRETLAGIRDVFAQSMPAIAMPEALAIPELNEYDFHSLVDAYLANIGQEIDRSEPRSFYRTLRLALIAWSRGELSDVLETWAAFEHRARSTLTRLAETQGRVLVVTSGGPISAMLREALKLDVETMVNLNLQAKNSGITRYFSKGEQFHLNTFNAVPHLAAASHQHLITYT from the coding sequence ATGGCAGAGATAGTGATGGTTCGACATGGTCAGGCTGCCTTTGCCAGTGACGACTACGATCGTCTTACGGATATTGGCTGGGAGCAGGCGCGTCTATTAGGCGAGTACTTTAGCGCGGCGGAGCGGGGTTTTGATGTGGTGTTTACCGGCACGATGCGCAGGCACCGCGAAACCTTGGCGGGTATACGCGATGTTTTTGCCCAGTCTATGCCAGCCATCGCCATGCCTGAGGCGCTGGCTATACCTGAGCTGAATGAATACGACTTTCACAGTTTGGTAGACGCTTATTTGGCGAATATTGGTCAAGAAATAGATCGCAGCGAGCCACGTAGTTTTTACCGCACCCTGCGGCTTGCTTTGATCGCGTGGAGTCGCGGCGAACTCAGCGATGTTCTTGAAACCTGGGCAGCGTTCGAGCATCGGGCGCGTTCCACCCTGACTCGTCTAGCCGAAACCCAGGGCCGGGTCCTGGTGGTGACGTCCGGTGGACCAATTAGCGCGATGCTGCGTGAGGCGCTCAAGCTCGATGTCGAAACAATGGTGAATTTGAATTTGCAGGCAAAAAACTCTGGGATAACTCGCTATTTTAGTAAAGGTGAGCAGTTTCATTTAAATACTTTTAATGCCGTGCCGCACTTGGCGGCGGCAAGCCACCAACACCTAATTACCTATACCTAA
- a CDS encoding acetyl-CoA acetyltransferase: MANTTPILVASGQYVFRDTLTPDNALAPVDIAAEAVKVALASAQATEPLAAHIDTIAFIRGFIDSIPGGAGPFGMSNNIPRSLAKRIGANPRTAIYGREGGHSPQRFVNEFAEKIAAGEMSLGLIAGAEATGIMKQALKAGLPLDWSEQVDGQLDDRGCHLLFTDHEVNHGITFPTQVYPLFENAWRARHGLSEPAHRQLASRLFSKFSEVAASNPYSQFPTVRSETFLNEVSAENYWVARPYTKWMVAQDAVNQGAALLMCSVDKAIELGIPESQWVYLHSYADVDDRWVSERPDLAVSETMRLSLNAVLASVGKSIEEIDIMDIYSCFPIAVLAACEAMGLDWTTDKPLTVTGGLPFFGGAGNSYSTHAIASLTDALRSKPQDYGLITANGGFLSKQSVGIYSAQVPSKPCHNADPDLQAKFNALPRAELVEQADGVGSIETYTLVYNRGVATLGMVVGRLGDGRRFLANTEDESSLAIMAGESELIGRKVQVHHKANKNIVSFNLG; the protein is encoded by the coding sequence GTGGCAAATACAACACCGATTCTGGTTGCATCCGGTCAATATGTGTTTCGTGATACGCTTACGCCTGATAATGCACTGGCCCCAGTAGACATTGCCGCTGAAGCGGTAAAAGTAGCGCTGGCGTCGGCTCAGGCGACAGAACCGCTCGCGGCCCACATTGATACCATTGCCTTTATCCGCGGTTTTATCGATTCAATACCTGGCGGGGCCGGGCCGTTTGGTATGAGCAATAATATTCCTCGTTCATTGGCGAAACGTATTGGTGCCAATCCCCGCACTGCGATTTACGGCCGTGAGGGCGGGCATTCACCCCAGCGCTTTGTGAACGAGTTTGCGGAGAAAATCGCAGCGGGCGAGATGTCTCTGGGCCTAATCGCGGGTGCTGAAGCCACCGGTATTATGAAGCAAGCATTGAAGGCGGGCCTGCCGCTTGATTGGAGCGAGCAGGTGGATGGTCAGCTTGACGATCGTGGCTGTCATTTACTGTTTACCGACCACGAGGTGAATCACGGCATCACCTTCCCAACCCAAGTTTACCCTTTGTTTGAAAATGCTTGGCGCGCTCGGCATGGTTTGTCTGAGCCTGCACATCGCCAGCTGGCTTCACGCTTATTCTCTAAATTTTCTGAGGTGGCGGCAAGTAATCCCTATTCGCAGTTCCCCACTGTTCGCAGCGAGACCTTTCTAAATGAGGTCTCGGCCGAAAATTACTGGGTGGCGAGGCCTTATACCAAGTGGATGGTGGCGCAAGACGCGGTGAATCAAGGGGCGGCTTTGTTAATGTGTTCGGTTGATAAAGCTATTGAGCTGGGTATTCCTGAATCGCAATGGGTGTATTTACACAGTTATGCTGACGTCGATGATCGCTGGGTGTCGGAGCGACCAGATTTGGCCGTTTCTGAAACCATGCGTTTGAGTCTAAATGCAGTGTTAGCAAGCGTAGGTAAGTCGATTGAAGAGATCGATATTATGGACATCTATAGCTGTTTTCCTATTGCAGTACTCGCCGCCTGCGAGGCTATGGGGCTGGATTGGACGACGGATAAACCGCTTACAGTAACCGGTGGTTTGCCTTTCTTTGGCGGCGCGGGAAACAGCTATAGCACCCACGCCATCGCCAGTCTAACTGATGCCTTGCGCAGCAAACCGCAAGACTACGGCTTGATCACTGCCAATGGTGGTTTCTTATCTAAGCAATCGGTGGGAATTTACTCGGCGCAAGTGCCAAGCAAGCCTTGCCACAATGCCGACCCTGATTTACAGGCCAAGTTCAATGCCTTGCCGCGCGCAGAACTCGTTGAGCAAGCAGACGGTGTCGGCAGTATTGAAACCTATACGTTGGTGTATAACCGTGGTGTGGCAACGCTCGGTATGGTGGTTGGCCGTTTGGGTGATGGCAGACGTTTTTTAGCCAACACTGAGGACGAGTCTAGCTTGGCAATAATGGCGGGGGAGAGCGAGTTGATTGGTCGTAAGGTGCAAGTGCATCACAAAGCAAATAAGAATATTGTGAGCTTTAATCTGGGCTAA
- a CDS encoding acyl-CoA dehydrogenase family protein: protein MDLSQSQKGQQLLAKLNDFMDEHIYPNEKAYAEQLHSAENRFGILPLMDELKLKAKAAGLWNLFCPEEFPEYCEHGGLSFTDYAPLAEVMGRVIWSPEVFNCNAPDTGNMEVFMKYATDAQREQWLTPLLNGDIRSSYAMTEPQVASSDATNIELSIVKDGDEWVLNGRKWFITGAMNERTAIFIVMGKSDPDNANRHKQQSQVLVPKGTPGLSIIRPLSTLGYDDAPIGHAEIVFENVRVPLENILLGEGRGFEIAQGRLAPGRMHHCMRLIGAAQRSLELACQRAVSRTTFGKPLSKHQSVREEISKSFSEIEMARLLVLKTCKQIDEQGPMQTTDMIAATKTTVPLLVQNVIDRCMQLHGAGGLTEDYFMAEAFNYARWCRQADGPDQVHQMALGKQIIDRYAV, encoded by the coding sequence ATGGATTTAAGCCAGAGTCAAAAGGGCCAGCAGTTATTGGCAAAATTAAATGATTTTATGGACGAGCATATTTATCCCAATGAAAAAGCCTATGCCGAGCAATTGCACAGCGCAGAGAATCGCTTTGGTATTTTACCTTTAATGGATGAGCTCAAACTGAAAGCCAAGGCGGCAGGTTTGTGGAATCTATTTTGCCCAGAGGAATTCCCGGAGTACTGCGAGCACGGTGGTTTAAGCTTTACTGACTACGCCCCGCTCGCCGAGGTAATGGGGCGGGTTATTTGGTCGCCAGAAGTGTTTAACTGCAATGCACCAGACACCGGCAATATGGAAGTGTTTATGAAGTACGCCACTGACGCCCAGCGCGAACAGTGGTTAACGCCCTTGCTTAATGGCGATATTCGCTCTTCCTACGCAATGACTGAGCCTCAGGTTGCGTCCAGTGATGCCACCAATATTGAACTCAGCATCGTTAAAGATGGCGATGAGTGGGTGCTTAACGGTCGTAAGTGGTTTATTACTGGCGCAATGAATGAGCGCACTGCCATTTTTATCGTGATGGGCAAGTCTGATCCAGATAATGCTAACCGTCATAAGCAGCAGAGTCAGGTATTGGTGCCCAAGGGTACACCGGGATTGTCAATTATTCGCCCGCTGAGCACATTGGGTTACGACGATGCGCCAATTGGTCATGCAGAAATTGTATTTGAAAATGTGCGGGTGCCGCTGGAAAATATTCTGCTGGGTGAAGGTCGAGGCTTTGAAATCGCACAAGGACGTTTGGCACCTGGCCGTATGCACCACTGCATGCGGTTGATTGGCGCGGCGCAGCGCTCTCTGGAGCTGGCGTGTCAGCGCGCCGTGTCGCGTACTACCTTTGGCAAGCCGCTGAGCAAACATCAATCGGTGCGCGAGGAAATTTCCAAGAGCTTTTCCGAAATTGAAATGGCACGTTTGTTGGTTTTAAAAACCTGTAAACAGATCGACGAACAGGGGCCAATGCAAACCACCGATATGATTGCGGCCACCAAAACAACCGTGCCTCTGCTGGTGCAAAATGTGATTGACCGCTGCATGCAGTTGCACGGTGCTGGTGGCTTAACGGAAGATTACTTTATGGCTGAGGCGTTTAATTACGCGCGTTGGTGTCGCCAGGCTGACGGCCCAGATCAAGTGCATCAAATGGCCTTGGGCAAACAAATTATTGATCGCTACGCTGTTTAA
- a CDS encoding YfiR family protein, translating into MAFLSGDFVKLLLRARLHVRLFLAVALAFFCSAIHAYADTSELEYRVKSAFLYNFTKFIEWPVARQRADFVMCVAGSPQLHAKLVETIGNKENNGMPIKFSSIRHPGEAQNCQLVFLGFMDAARLNDWVGALADTAVLTVSDDSGFIEMGGMIQFVIIDGKIRFDINQTAANRSSIKMSSKLLGLARNVN; encoded by the coding sequence ATGGCATTTCTAAGTGGGGACTTTGTGAAGTTGTTGCTTAGAGCGAGGTTGCACGTGCGATTATTCCTTGCTGTGGCCTTGGCTTTCTTTTGCAGCGCAATTCATGCGTATGCCGATACATCGGAATTAGAGTACCGAGTGAAATCCGCATTTTTATATAATTTTACAAAATTTATTGAGTGGCCCGTTGCGAGGCAGCGTGCGGATTTTGTAATGTGCGTTGCCGGTAGCCCGCAGTTACACGCCAAACTGGTGGAGACCATTGGTAATAAGGAAAACAATGGTATGCCGATCAAATTTAGTAGCATTCGGCATCCCGGAGAGGCGCAGAATTGCCAGCTAGTTTTCCTTGGCTTCATGGATGCCGCGCGCTTGAACGATTGGGTAGGTGCGCTTGCCGATACGGCGGTTCTGACCGTGAGTGACGACAGCGGCTTTATTGAAATGGGCGGTATGATTCAGTTTGTTATTATTGATGGCAAGATTCGTTTTGATATCAATCAGACTGCGGCTAATCGTTCAAGTATAAAAATGAGTTCTAAATTACTGGGGCTGGCTCGAAATGTTAATTAA
- a CDS encoding SDR family NAD(P)-dependent oxidoreductase produces MNEAIAKSIDLSGRVALVTGASSGLGAHFAKVLAQAGAAVVVAARRVEKLEALVADISAQGGKALAVAMDVNDKASVVAAFDQAEATLGAVAILVNNAGVADPSRFVDSTEEQWDFVVDTNLRAVWRVSREASVRMIQAGVSGSIINISSILGLQPSANNSLYATAKAGVVQLTKSAAQELWRNNIRVNALCPGYFETEINADFFRSEKGRQYVSRMQPRRLGQMEELSMPLLLLASDAGSFLNGVALPVDGGHLVQSL; encoded by the coding sequence ATGAATGAAGCAATAGCGAAGAGTATTGATTTATCTGGCCGGGTGGCTTTGGTCACCGGTGCGTCTAGCGGCTTAGGCGCTCATTTTGCCAAAGTATTGGCGCAGGCTGGGGCGGCGGTGGTCGTCGCCGCTAGGCGCGTAGAAAAGTTAGAGGCGCTGGTGGCAGATATTTCAGCGCAAGGCGGTAAGGCGCTAGCGGTGGCAATGGACGTCAATGACAAGGCGTCAGTTGTCGCGGCGTTCGATCAGGCCGAGGCGACCTTGGGCGCCGTTGCAATCCTAGTGAATAACGCTGGCGTTGCCGATCCAAGTCGCTTTGTGGACAGCACCGAGGAGCAGTGGGACTTTGTCGTTGACACCAATTTGCGCGCTGTTTGGCGGGTGTCTCGCGAGGCCTCAGTGCGGATGATACAGGCGGGAGTCAGTGGCAGTATTATCAATATTTCCTCGATATTGGGTCTGCAGCCAAGTGCGAATAATAGTTTGTACGCGACCGCTAAGGCGGGGGTGGTTCAGCTTACCAAAAGTGCTGCGCAGGAATTATGGCGTAATAATATTCGCGTTAATGCCTTGTGCCCGGGCTATTTTGAAACGGAGATTAATGCTGACTTTTTTCGCTCAGAAAAAGGTCGTCAGTACGTGAGCCGAATGCAGCCGCGGCGCCTTGGTCAAATGGAAGAACTCAGTATGCCTTTATTATTACTTGCGAGTGATGCGGGTTCTTTTCTGAACGGCGTGGCTTTGCCCGTGGACGGTGGGCATTTGGTGCAGTCGCTTTAA
- a CDS encoding phosphotransferase family protein, which yields MATTFDLDTAVLGAYLEKNIAGFKGPLTADKFSGGQSNPTYLIAAASGKYVLRRKPPGELLKSAHAVDREYRVMKALAQTNVPVPKMRVLCEDDSIIGSMFYVMDYIDGRILWDAALPEQSPAERGAIYDAMNQVLADLHNVDVDAIGLSDYGRPGNYFERQLSRWTSQYRASETATVPAMEAMIEWLNANLPPDDGLVCINHGDFRLDNMMFDNKEPKVLALLDWELSTLGHPYADLAYQCMQLRIPGDAAIPGLGSVDREALGIPSEQEYVRRYCERRGIEGIDHWVFYLAFAFFRLSAILQGVYKRALDGNASSEKAMAYGALAAPLAELGMALIEKGE from the coding sequence ATGGCAACTACCTTTGATTTAGATACTGCGGTTTTAGGCGCCTATCTTGAAAAAAATATAGCGGGCTTTAAGGGGCCGCTGACCGCCGATAAATTTTCCGGTGGGCAGTCTAATCCGACCTACCTGATAGCGGCTGCCAGTGGCAAATATGTGCTGCGGCGCAAGCCACCGGGTGAGTTGCTGAAATCTGCCCACGCGGTAGACCGTGAGTATCGCGTAATGAAGGCGCTGGCCCAAACCAATGTGCCGGTGCCTAAAATGCGGGTGCTGTGTGAGGACGACAGCATTATTGGCTCAATGTTTTACGTTATGGATTATATTGATGGTCGAATTCTTTGGGACGCGGCGTTACCGGAGCAAAGCCCCGCAGAGCGCGGTGCTATTTACGACGCCATGAATCAGGTTTTAGCCGATTTGCACAATGTGGATGTTGACGCTATTGGCTTGAGTGATTACGGCCGTCCCGGCAATTACTTTGAGCGCCAGCTCAGCCGTTGGACTAGCCAATACCGCGCCAGCGAAACCGCAACGGTGCCGGCTATGGAAGCGATGATCGAGTGGTTAAATGCCAATCTGCCGCCAGACGACGGTTTGGTGTGTATTAACCACGGTGATTTCCGGCTCGACAATATGATGTTCGATAATAAAGAGCCTAAGGTTTTGGCCTTGTTGGATTGGGAGTTGTCGACCTTGGGGCACCCGTACGCGGACCTCGCTTACCAGTGTATGCAGCTGCGTATTCCCGGTGATGCCGCCATCCCGGGGCTTGGCAGTGTCGACCGCGAGGCGTTGGGTATACCGTCTGAACAAGAATACGTACGTCGATATTGTGAGCGGCGCGGTATTGAAGGAATTGATCACTGGGTGTTTTACCTGGCCTTTGCGTTTTTCCGTCTCAGCGCGATTTTGCAGGGTGTGTACAAGCGTGCGCTGGATGGCAATGCCTCGAGCGAGAAGGCTATGGCTTATGGCGCATTGGCGGCACCTCTTGCTGAACTAGGCATGGCGCTGATCGAAAAGGGCGAGTAA
- a CDS encoding LysR family transcriptional regulator gives MSNLKIDLNLFVVFEAIYSQQSLTRAAGVLHVTQPAVSSSLAKLRAIFDDPLFVRSPSGMNPTPLARQLISTVRESLKSLDNCVVARIGFDPATSKRTFRLHATENAELILLPELLKKLAILAPGTNLEVVFMDRREVPFELASGNIDLAIDAPLLSHPELISQPIFADDYACVMRKAHPLSKSTLNLEAFINSRHVHVSSRLSGSGHIDLALRSIGQQRRIALRLQHYAALPALLNQSDFIAAIPSSIATYWQLPSRALPFDSPKLELRLFRHKSVSHDPALLWLGELLTQVQNTL, from the coding sequence ATGAGCAACCTCAAGATCGACCTAAATCTATTTGTGGTCTTTGAAGCGATTTACTCCCAGCAAAGCCTCACCCGGGCCGCCGGTGTTTTACACGTGACTCAACCGGCGGTAAGCAGTTCACTAGCAAAGCTGCGCGCCATCTTCGATGACCCCCTTTTTGTGCGCAGCCCCAGCGGCATGAACCCCACCCCCTTGGCACGGCAATTAATTAGTACGGTGCGGGAGTCCTTAAAAAGTCTCGACAACTGCGTAGTCGCTCGTATTGGTTTTGACCCCGCCACCAGTAAACGGACCTTCCGGCTCCATGCAACCGAAAACGCCGAGCTTATCTTATTGCCAGAATTGCTAAAAAAGCTTGCGATACTCGCGCCAGGAACCAATCTCGAAGTGGTTTTTATGGATCGGCGAGAAGTCCCTTTTGAATTAGCCAGTGGCAATATCGACCTTGCGATAGATGCCCCCCTGCTCAGCCACCCGGAGTTAATCAGTCAGCCCATTTTTGCCGACGACTATGCCTGCGTCATGCGCAAGGCACACCCGTTAAGCAAGAGCACCCTCAATTTAGAAGCCTTTATCAACAGCCGCCATGTTCATGTATCCAGCCGATTAAGCGGCTCTGGCCATATTGATCTGGCCTTGCGGTCAATTGGCCAGCAAAGACGTATTGCCCTGCGCTTGCAACACTACGCCGCGCTACCCGCGCTACTGAACCAGTCTGATTTTATCGCGGCAATTCCCAGTAGCATCGCCACGTACTGGCAGCTTCCCAGCCGGGCACTTCCCTTTGACTCGCCGAAATTAGAGCTACGTTTATTTCGCCATAAAAGCGTTAGTCACGACCCAGCCCTACTCTGGCTAGGCGAGCTGCTGACCCAAGTTCAAAACACGCTGTAA